One window from the genome of Desulfobaccales bacterium encodes:
- the radA gene encoding DNA repair protein RadA gives MTARIGKSVFICQNCGYQAPKWLGRCPDCGTWSSMAEEVTPTGPVSEVNLPPRRGAPQPLIKLKAPRETRQVSGLTEFDRTLGGSVVHGSVVLLGGDPGIGKSTLILQVLDRLCRGGLQGLYISGEESETQLKLRADRLGVSSPGLLVATETCLENIIKIVEELRPAFLALDSVQTLYTATLPAAPGSLTQVRETAFRLVQQAKLHGIATFLIGHVTKEGAIAGPMVLEHMVDTVLYLEGDRSHPFRLLRTVKNRFGPTHELGVFEMQEAGLMEVTNPSGLFMAERSLEVPGAVVVPSLEGSRPILVEVQALVSPSSLAVPRRQTMGVDPGRVSLLVAILEKRVGLAMGGQDLFVNVAGGVRLSEPALDLGVALALASSFLDRPVPADTVIFGEVGLTGEIRAVSAPELRLKEGQKLGFSRALLARRQQEHLGDLPGLELIGVETLAAAIRSLFP, from the coding sequence ATGACAGCTCGAATCGGCAAATCCGTGTTTATCTGTCAGAACTGTGGATACCAGGCCCCCAAATGGCTGGGCCGCTGTCCCGATTGCGGGACCTGGAGTTCCATGGCCGAAGAGGTGACCCCCACCGGCCCCGTCTCTGAGGTGAACCTACCGCCCCGGCGCGGCGCCCCCCAGCCGTTGATCAAGCTCAAAGCCCCTCGCGAGACCCGCCAGGTGAGCGGCCTGACCGAATTCGACCGCACTTTAGGGGGCAGCGTGGTACACGGCTCCGTGGTCCTCTTGGGCGGGGACCCCGGCATTGGCAAATCCACTCTGATCCTCCAGGTGCTGGATCGTCTCTGCCGCGGGGGTCTTCAGGGACTTTACATCTCCGGGGAAGAGTCCGAAACCCAGCTCAAGCTCCGCGCCGACCGTCTGGGAGTCTCATCTCCGGGGCTCCTGGTCGCCACGGAAACCTGCCTGGAAAACATCATCAAGATCGTGGAAGAGCTTCGGCCCGCCTTTCTGGCCCTGGATTCCGTTCAAACCTTGTACACCGCCACCCTGCCCGCAGCCCCTGGCTCCTTAACCCAGGTCCGGGAAACCGCCTTTCGCCTGGTGCAGCAGGCCAAGCTCCACGGCATCGCCACCTTTCTCATCGGCCACGTCACCAAAGAAGGCGCCATCGCCGGCCCCATGGTCTTGGAACATATGGTGGACACGGTGCTCTACCTCGAGGGGGACCGGAGTCACCCCTTCCGGTTGCTACGCACCGTTAAAAACCGCTTCGGCCCCACCCACGAACTGGGGGTCTTCGAGATGCAGGAAGCAGGCCTTATGGAAGTAACCAACCCTTCGGGATTGTTTATGGCGGAGCGCTCCTTAGAGGTCCCCGGCGCGGTGGTGGTCCCCAGCCTGGAGGGGTCCCGCCCCATCCTGGTGGAGGTCCAGGCCTTGGTCTCACCGTCGTCTTTGGCCGTGCCCCGGCGGCAAACCATGGGGGTGGACCCGGGCCGGGTGTCGCTCTTGGTGGCCATCCTGGAAAAGCGGGTGGGCCTGGCCATGGGCGGCCAGGATCTGTTCGTCAACGTGGCCGGAGGCGTACGCCTGTCCGAGCCCGCCCTGGACCTGGGGGTGGCCCTGGCTCTGGCCTCCTCCTTCCTGGACCGCCCGGTCCCCGCCGACACCGTCATCTTCGGCGAAGTGGGCCTCACCGGCGAAATCCGGGCCGTCAGCGCCCCCGAATTGCGCCTCAAAGAGGGCCAAAAACTGGGCTTCTCCCGGGCCCTCTTAGCCCGCCGCCAGCAGGAACACTTGGGCGACCTCCCCGGCCTGGAACTCATCGGCGTCGAAACCCTGGCCGCGGCTATTCGGAGTTTGTTTCCTTGA
- a CDS encoding type II toxin-antitoxin system RelE/ParE family toxin has protein sequence MVRSFRHKGLQRLFQRDDGSKLPPDMVARIRLILSTLHAAQEIQALDIPTFRLHPLKGELQGCLSITVRANWRIIFRFEGGEAFDIDFVDYH, from the coding sequence ATGGTTCGGAGCTTCCGACACAAAGGCTTGCAAAGACTGTTTCAGCGTGACGACGGTAGCAAGTTGCCACCGGATATGGTGGCGAGGATAAGGCTAATTCTTTCCACCCTGCACGCTGCGCAAGAAATTCAAGCCTTGGATATTCCGACTTTTCGTTTGCACCCCCTTAAAGGGGAATTGCAAGGGTGTCTCTCAATTACCGTCCGCGCCAATTGGCGAATTATTTTCCGGTTTGAAGGCGGCGAAGCTTTCGACATTGATTTTGTCGATTACCATTAA
- a CDS encoding HigA family addiction module antitoxin yields the protein MEMKNPVHPGLLVKECLDDLGLTVAEAAAALHITRQQLHNIVAGRSGVTPEMAIRFEKAFGSTADTWLRMQMNYDLAQVRQRATEIVVERLTPKVA from the coding sequence ATGGAGATGAAGAATCCGGTTCATCCCGGCCTTCTGGTTAAGGAATGTCTTGACGATCTGGGCTTGACGGTTGCGGAAGCCGCGGCGGCTCTCCATATCACGCGGCAACAGCTACATAACATCGTCGCCGGGCGCAGTGGGGTTACGCCGGAAATGGCGATCCGTTTTGAAAAGGCGTTCGGCAGCACCGCGGACACCTGGCTACGGATGCAAATGAATTATGATCTGGCTCAGGTGCGCCAGCGCGCCACCGAAATTGTGGTTGAGCGGCTGACACCAAAGGTGGCTTAG
- a CDS encoding HigA family addiction module antitoxin — protein sequence MAMKTPPHPGEIIRDLCLEPLGLTITRAAQGLGVSRKTLSMLLNGHAGISPEMAVRLSQVFGRSPESWLQLQVQYDLAQVRKSAKEINLKPLYAPTGPQPG from the coding sequence ATGGCTATGAAGACCCCACCACATCCGGGCGAGATTATCCGGGACTTGTGCCTCGAGCCCCTGGGCTTGACCATTACCCGGGCCGCGCAAGGACTTGGGGTGAGCCGCAAGACCCTCTCAATGCTGTTGAACGGTCACGCGGGCATTTCCCCGGAAATGGCCGTGAGGTTGTCGCAGGTATTTGGCCGCAGTCCTGAGAGTTGGTTGCAGCTTCAGGTGCAGTATGACCTTGCCCAGGTCAGGAAATCGGCCAAGGAGATCAACCTCAAACCGCTTTATGCCCCTACCGGGCCGCAACCTGGATAA
- a CDS encoding BrnA antitoxin family protein, which produces MKKDKNIKSYTATELKVKRAESRTDLSRVDAITDAELERLVAEDEDERGISPDWTQAKLVLPQAKQSVHLRLEQEIISFFKSQGKGHISRMQAVLKAYVEAHRSQARRAK; this is translated from the coding sequence ATGAAGAAAGACAAAAATATCAAGAGCTATACGGCAACAGAGCTTAAGGTCAAGCGGGCGGAAAGCCGCACCGATTTGAGTCGGGTCGATGCCATAACGGATGCAGAATTGGAACGGCTCGTTGCCGAGGATGAGGACGAGCGCGGCATTTCACCCGACTGGACCCAGGCAAAACTGGTGTTGCCGCAAGCCAAGCAATCCGTCCACCTTCGTCTTGAACAAGAGATCATCTCCTTTTTCAAATCACAGGGCAAAGGCCACATTTCGCGGATGCAAGCGGTTCTCAAGGCTTACGTGGAGGCCCACAGGTCGCAGGCCAGAAGGGCTAAGTAG
- a CDS encoding DUF1343 domain-containing protein, protein MGEGASGLTIFLQEPPAWAASARLGFLNHSASVGLDLTSARELVARRFPGRLKVLFSPQHGLLGEKQDNMIASADFADPVLQLPVVSLYGPRMEPPADALALVDVILVDLVDVGTRVYTFAATLAKVMDTAAPLGKKVVVLDRPNPIGGVQVEGNLLRPEWASFVGPYPLPMRHGFSLGELARFYNVTQKIGCDLEVIPARGWRRNDYYDATGLPWVLPSPNLPTLDGAIVYPGQVLLEGTNLSEGRGTTRPFELFGAPFLEPGRILAHLQGIELPGVILRTACFEPTFHKWAGELCRGFQLHVTDRRTFKPYYTTLVLLAAIRQLYPEQFAWRQPPYEYETVRLPFDLLTGDSAIRIGMENGLSVADLETAWQDDLDQFMEVRREFLLYEDL, encoded by the coding sequence ATGGGCGAAGGAGCATCAGGGTTAACCATCTTTCTTCAGGAACCGCCCGCCTGGGCGGCAAGCGCCCGGCTGGGGTTCTTGAATCATTCGGCCAGCGTCGGTCTTGACCTGACCAGCGCCCGGGAACTGGTGGCCCGCCGTTTTCCCGGCCGGCTCAAAGTCTTATTCAGCCCGCAGCATGGCCTCCTGGGGGAAAAGCAGGACAACATGATTGCGTCCGCCGATTTTGCCGACCCGGTCCTCCAACTACCCGTGGTAAGTCTTTATGGGCCTCGCATGGAGCCGCCGGCCGATGCCCTGGCGCTGGTGGACGTGATCCTGGTGGACCTTGTGGACGTGGGCACCCGGGTGTACACCTTTGCCGCCACCCTGGCCAAGGTGATGGATACCGCGGCGCCCCTCGGCAAAAAAGTGGTAGTGCTGGACCGGCCCAACCCCATCGGCGGGGTCCAGGTGGAGGGCAATCTGCTGCGGCCCGAGTGGGCCTCTTTCGTGGGGCCATACCCTCTGCCCATGCGCCACGGGTTCAGTCTGGGGGAATTGGCCCGCTTCTATAATGTCACCCAGAAAATCGGCTGCGATCTGGAGGTGATCCCCGCCAGGGGCTGGCGTCGGAACGATTACTATGATGCCACGGGGCTGCCCTGGGTGCTGCCCTCTCCCAATCTGCCCACCCTGGATGGGGCCATCGTCTACCCCGGCCAGGTGCTGCTGGAAGGCACCAATCTCTCGGAAGGCCGGGGCACCACCCGGCCGTTTGAACTGTTCGGCGCGCCTTTTCTGGAACCCGGGCGCATCCTGGCTCATCTACAGGGCATTGAGTTACCTGGGGTGATCCTCCGGACGGCCTGTTTTGAGCCCACCTTCCATAAATGGGCCGGGGAACTCTGCCGGGGGTTTCAGCTCCACGTCACCGACCGGAGGACCTTCAAGCCCTACTATACCACCCTGGTTTTGCTGGCCGCGATCCGGCAACTCTACCCCGAGCAGTTCGCCTGGCGTCAGCCACCCTACGAATACGAAACGGTGCGCCTGCCTTTCGACCTGCTCACCGGGGATAGCGCCATCCGGATCGGGATGGAAAATGGCCTAAGTGTGGCGGACCTGGAGACCGCCTGGCAGGATGACCTGGATCAGTTTATGGAGGTGCGGCGGGAGTTTTTGCTTTACGAGGACTTATAG
- a CDS encoding GNAT family N-acetyltransferase: protein MINYVAYRKFATLKNGKRVMFRFLNDQDRDGLVQMFQEAPEEDTRFLKQDVKDLALVNAWVDRLNYRKVLPLLAIDLENNRIIADATLHRGKHAAKHIGEIRIFVCRAFRNLGLGSLMLEEILNLALQENLMWMRAEILAEHKKVVKAFRAKGFEQKAILDDYFLRKDGVTHDVVLMMRPVVKRDDAEF, encoded by the coding sequence ATGATCAATTATGTCGCTTACCGCAAGTTCGCCACCCTGAAAAACGGCAAACGGGTAATGTTCCGGTTCCTCAATGATCAAGACCGGGACGGCCTGGTACAGATGTTCCAGGAGGCCCCGGAGGAAGATACCCGGTTCCTGAAGCAAGACGTCAAGGATCTCGCCCTCGTCAACGCCTGGGTTGACCGGCTCAATTACCGGAAGGTATTGCCCCTGTTAGCAATTGACCTGGAAAACAACCGTATCATTGCGGACGCCACTCTGCACCGGGGCAAGCATGCCGCCAAGCATATCGGCGAGATTCGCATCTTCGTATGCCGCGCCTTTCGGAACCTGGGGTTAGGGTCACTGATGCTCGAAGAGATCCTCAATCTGGCCTTGCAAGAAAACCTCATGTGGATGAGAGCCGAGATTCTGGCGGAGCACAAAAAGGTGGTCAAGGCCTTTAGAGCCAAGGGGTTCGAGCAAAAGGCCATCCTGGACGATTATTTTCTACGCAAAGACGGGGTGACTCACGATGTGGTCTTGATGATGCGTCCGGTGGTGAAGCGAGACGACGCGGAATTCTAG
- the dnaA gene encoding chromosomal replication initiator protein DnaA — protein sequence MEAIWQDAKDIIKNELPSATFDLWIEPLQAEFGSGGELVLSCPNPFALRWIQANYLKQIRRIMETALNQSLPVHLKLLTAPVRPAAPVQICQPSLPLPEKPRSRGLNRAFTFDQFVVGASNRLAYQASRALARNDTFYNRILFLTSGPGLGKSHLSQAVGNFISKSAAGRKVRYITAENFANEMVHALKNGRMSTFKERFRQDCDILLLEEVQFLSGKEKIQAEVCYTLDTLIGQNKRLVFTSCYLPSEIGHISQELRSRLTGGLITPIGPPDFSTRVNILDTKAKNRGVQVPVKILECLAEYVDEDVRRLESALDCLMARANLLDEPLSLRMAQEVLQDLKAVDTRLNTPDIQKIVGDYYGVSLPDLLGRSRQKRLVRARQMALYFCRIYTEKTMVELGRLFQRSHASVVHALQTLDRDRKTQPRVAQELHLLEEKLAQAKVKSGVKRASCLRTDA from the coding sequence ATGGAAGCTATCTGGCAGGATGCCAAAGACATCATCAAAAACGAGTTGCCCTCCGCTACCTTCGACCTGTGGATCGAGCCTCTCCAAGCGGAGTTCGGCTCCGGAGGAGAACTGGTCCTTTCCTGTCCCAATCCTTTTGCCCTCAGGTGGATCCAAGCGAATTACCTCAAGCAGATCCGCCGGATCATGGAAACAGCCTTAAACCAGAGCCTGCCGGTACACCTGAAGTTGCTCACTGCGCCGGTGCGCCCGGCGGCCCCGGTTCAGATATGTCAGCCCTCCCTGCCGCTGCCGGAAAAACCCCGGAGCCGCGGATTAAACCGGGCCTTTACCTTTGACCAGTTTGTGGTCGGAGCTTCTAACCGCCTGGCTTACCAGGCCTCCCGAGCCCTGGCCCGCAACGATACCTTTTATAACCGCATTTTGTTTCTCACCTCCGGACCGGGTCTGGGCAAGAGTCACCTGTCCCAGGCAGTGGGCAATTTCATCTCCAAGTCGGCTGCCGGGAGGAAGGTGCGGTATATCACCGCGGAAAATTTCGCCAACGAGATGGTGCATGCCCTTAAGAACGGGCGCATGTCCACGTTCAAAGAGCGCTTCCGGCAAGACTGCGACATTTTGCTGTTGGAAGAAGTGCAGTTTTTGAGCGGCAAAGAGAAAATTCAGGCGGAGGTCTGCTACACCCTGGATACGCTCATCGGCCAAAATAAGCGGCTGGTATTTACCAGTTGCTATCTCCCGTCGGAAATCGGCCACATCTCCCAGGAACTGCGCTCCCGGCTCACCGGCGGCCTCATTACGCCCATCGGTCCACCGGATTTCTCCACCCGGGTCAATATTCTCGACACCAAGGCCAAGAACCGGGGTGTGCAAGTCCCGGTAAAGATTTTGGAATGCCTGGCCGAATACGTTGACGAAGACGTGCGGCGTTTGGAAAGTGCCCTGGACTGCCTGATGGCTCGGGCGAACCTGCTGGACGAACCTCTCAGTCTCCGCATGGCTCAGGAAGTCCTCCAGGATTTGAAGGCCGTCGATACCCGTTTGAACACCCCGGATATTCAGAAAATCGTGGGTGATTACTATGGGGTGAGCCTGCCGGATCTGCTGGGGCGGTCGCGCCAAAAGCGTTTGGTGCGGGCCAGGCAGATGGCCCTCTATTTTTGCCGCATCTATACGGAAAAAACCATGGTAGAGTTGGGGCGCCTGTTCCAGCGGTCCCACGCCTCGGTGGTGCACGCCCTCCAGACCCTGGACCGGGATCGCAAGACTCAACCCCGGGTGGCCCAGGAATTACACCTCTTGGAGGAGAAACTGGCTCAGGCCAAGGTCAAATCGGGGGTTAAGCGAGCATCATGTCTTCGCACCGATGCTTGA
- the phoU gene encoding phosphate signaling complex protein PhoU, which translates to MATPGELLRQFDQELGNLKQDLLRMAALAETAVGKSLLSVTHRDSDLAREVITDDISLNRMELAIEEQAFKLLALRQPVATDLRLTVAAMRIATELERIGDQAVNIAERALELNSSPPLALSIDIKVMADIALGMVRTSIDAFVNQDPQLALQVCQRDVEVDILDDEYIQIILGQMIQESRWVIRLHHFLIIVRNLERIADLATNIAEDIVFIVEGRVIKHRCEDMMLA; encoded by the coding sequence ATGGCAACGCCCGGGGAATTACTGAGACAGTTCGACCAGGAATTGGGTAACCTGAAGCAGGATCTCCTCCGGATGGCGGCGCTGGCCGAGACCGCGGTGGGCAAGAGCCTGTTGTCGGTCACACACCGGGATTCTGATCTGGCTCGGGAAGTGATCACTGATGATATCTCCCTCAACCGCATGGAGCTGGCAATTGAAGAACAGGCCTTTAAGTTGCTGGCCCTGCGCCAGCCCGTGGCCACCGACCTCCGCCTGACCGTGGCGGCCATGCGCATTGCCACAGAGTTGGAGCGCATCGGGGATCAGGCCGTCAATATCGCCGAACGGGCCCTGGAACTGAACAGCAGCCCCCCTCTGGCGCTTTCCATCGATATCAAGGTCATGGCGGATATCGCCCTGGGGATGGTCCGTACCAGCATTGACGCCTTTGTCAACCAGGACCCGCAACTCGCCCTGCAAGTCTGCCAGCGGGACGTGGAAGTGGATATTCTGGACGATGAATATATCCAGATTATCCTGGGTCAGATGATTCAAGAATCCCGCTGGGTGATCCGGCTGCATCACTTCTTGATCATCGTCCGAAACCTGGAACGCATAGCCGACCTGGCCACCAACATCGCCGAAGATATAGTCTTTATCGTGGAAGGCCGGGTCATCAAGCATCGGTGCGAAGACATGATGCTCGCTTAA
- a CDS encoding 2-dehydropantoate 2-reductase, translating into MKLAIVGPGALGCLMAALFWEAGEDVTLVDYQENRADRLRQSGIQVLYLEGPQRLIKVPVALAPELGPCDLTIVAVKAYQTKTAAQALPTLMSQGGLALTLQNGLGNLEEMARIVGPERLMAGVGLLGVTRQDEGRILYAGRGAIYVGVPAGSRVSGAEVAAVVDLFRRAGFEGQAREDIVAVLWEKLVINVGINPLTALLRVPNGALLKLPDAWEVAVAASAEAQRVAVAAGLNLSGDPEARLTQVCTDTAANRSSMLQDILAGRRTEIEALNAQVASRGRTLGLATPVNDLLTRLVRASEQSAPFRVS; encoded by the coding sequence ATGAAACTGGCCATAGTGGGGCCGGGGGCCTTGGGGTGTCTCATGGCCGCCCTCTTTTGGGAGGCCGGTGAGGATGTCACTCTGGTGGACTACCAAGAAAATCGGGCCGACCGGCTGCGCCAGAGCGGTATTCAGGTGCTCTATCTGGAGGGGCCGCAGCGCCTCATCAAGGTGCCCGTTGCCCTGGCACCGGAGCTGGGGCCATGCGATTTGACCATCGTGGCGGTCAAGGCTTATCAGACCAAAACCGCGGCCCAGGCCCTCCCAACCCTCATGTCCCAGGGAGGCCTGGCCCTCACGTTGCAAAACGGCCTGGGCAATCTGGAAGAAATGGCGCGGATCGTTGGACCCGAGCGCCTGATGGCGGGGGTTGGTTTGCTGGGGGTGACGCGGCAGGATGAGGGCCGCATCCTCTATGCCGGGCGGGGGGCAATTTATGTCGGGGTGCCGGCGGGGTCCCGGGTCTCCGGGGCCGAAGTAGCCGCAGTGGTAGACCTTTTCCGGCGGGCCGGTTTTGAGGGTCAAGCCCGGGAAGATATCGTCGCAGTCTTGTGGGAAAAGCTGGTCATTAACGTGGGCATCAATCCCCTGACCGCTCTGCTGCGGGTGCCCAACGGGGCGCTGCTGAAGTTGCCCGACGCCTGGGAAGTGGCGGTGGCCGCGTCGGCCGAAGCCCAGAGGGTGGCGGTAGCCGCCGGGCTCAACCTCAGCGGCGACCCTGAAGCGCGTCTCACCCAGGTCTGCACCGATACTGCCGCCAATCGCTCTTCCATGCTCCAGGATATCCTGGCGGGCCGGCGTACGGAAATCGAGGCTTTGAACGCTCAGGTGGCCAGCCGGGGGAGGACCCTGGGTCTGGCCACCCCGGTCAACGACCTGCTCACCCGCCTCGTGCGCGCCTCCGAGCAGTCGGCGCCGTTCCGGGTCTCATAA
- a CDS encoding quercetin 2,3-dioxygenase: protein MSDVVEPRLIQPAEGHRLTVAGGIYTIKATGKDTGGAYAIVEMLVPPQTGPPPHTHSREMESFYIMEGSLSFWLGNQKFTAEAGSLIIAPPGLPHGFKNEGETPARALALITPAGLEKFFEEIGSPLKEGSGAPKEVTSKDLERVVATAANYGVEIKLP, encoded by the coding sequence GTGTCAGACGTAGTTGAACCCAGGTTAATCCAACCGGCGGAGGGCCATCGCCTCACGGTGGCCGGCGGTATTTATACTATCAAGGCTACCGGGAAAGATACCGGTGGCGCTTATGCTATAGTAGAGATGCTGGTCCCCCCTCAAACCGGTCCGCCGCCTCACACGCACTCTCGGGAAATGGAATCTTTTTATATTATGGAAGGCTCTCTGTCGTTTTGGCTGGGCAACCAGAAGTTCACCGCTGAGGCTGGCTCTCTGATTATTGCTCCGCCGGGACTCCCCCATGGGTTCAAAAATGAAGGGGAAACGCCTGCCCGGGCTTTGGCGCTGATCACCCCCGCAGGACTGGAAAAGTTTTTCGAAGAAATAGGCTCCCCGCTCAAAGAAGGTTCAGGTGCCCCCAAGGAGGTTACTTCCAAGGACCTGGAACGGGTAGTCGCAACCGCTGCCAATTACGGGGTTGAAATAAAATTGCCTTGA
- a CDS encoding DEAD/DEAH box helicase, with translation MEFSTFDFHHKVTAGVTAAHYVTPTPIQTQAIPLVMQGRDIVGLAQTGTGKTAAFVLPILHRLLQGGRKRVRALVIAPTRELAEQTHEAFGALGCRTGLKSVTVYGGVGFNPQVDKLKRGVEIVVACPGRLLDHINQGTVDLSHLEVLVLDESDRMFDMGFLPDIRKIIKHIPAKHQTLLFSATMPDDILHLAQEVLKAPVTVQVDTTGPASSVSHMLYPVEQHLKTPLLLELLRHTDTESVLIFARTKHRAKRLGEQLEKAGYQAASLQGNLSQARRQAVMNGFRDGTFQILVATDVAARGIDVTQISHVINYDMPDTVDAYTHRIGRTGRNAKTGDAFTFITSDDEDMVRSIERVLRAKVKRCTVTGFDYKKAAPSRDTEFSRPPRQPQRRSEQKSRSRSRTMHSAL, from the coding sequence ATGGAATTTAGCACATTTGATTTTCACCACAAGGTCACGGCCGGCGTTACCGCGGCGCACTATGTAACCCCAACGCCGATACAGACGCAGGCAATCCCGCTGGTCATGCAAGGGCGCGACATCGTGGGCCTGGCCCAGACCGGCACCGGGAAGACCGCGGCCTTTGTGCTGCCCATCCTCCATCGCCTGTTGCAAGGCGGGCGCAAGCGCGTCAGGGCTCTGGTTATTGCCCCCACCCGCGAACTGGCCGAGCAGACCCATGAGGCCTTTGGCGCACTGGGATGCCGGACCGGACTCAAGAGCGTTACGGTTTATGGAGGAGTTGGGTTCAATCCTCAGGTGGATAAACTGAAGCGCGGCGTCGAGATTGTCGTTGCCTGTCCCGGCCGCCTGCTTGACCATATCAATCAAGGCACGGTCGACCTGTCGCATCTGGAGGTGCTCGTACTGGACGAGTCAGACCGGATGTTCGACATGGGATTTCTGCCTGATATAAGAAAGATCATCAAGCACATACCGGCAAAACACCAGACGCTTTTGTTCTCGGCAACCATGCCCGATGATATTCTGCATCTGGCTCAAGAAGTATTGAAAGCACCGGTGACGGTGCAGGTTGATACCACTGGACCGGCAAGCAGTGTCTCTCATATGCTCTACCCGGTCGAGCAGCACCTCAAAACCCCGCTCCTCCTCGAGTTGTTGCGCCATACCGATACTGAGTCGGTTCTGATCTTTGCGCGCACCAAACACCGGGCCAAGCGTCTGGGGGAACAACTGGAGAAGGCCGGCTATCAGGCTGCATCACTGCAGGGAAATCTCTCGCAAGCGCGGCGGCAGGCCGTGATGAACGGGTTCCGCGACGGCACGTTCCAGATACTGGTGGCGACTGATGTTGCAGCACGCGGGATCGACGTGACCCAGATTTCCCATGTTATCAATTACGACATGCCGGATACTGTTGATGCCTATACGCACAGGATCGGGCGTACCGGCCGCAATGCTAAGACCGGTGATGCCTTCACGTTTATTACCTCTGACGATGAGGATATGGTGCGCAGCATCGAGCGTGTCCTGCGCGCCAAGGTAAAGCGTTGCACAGTCACCGGTTTTGATTATAAAAAAGCGGCGCCGTCGCGTGACACCGAGTTCTCACGTCCGCCGCGCCAACCTCAGCGCCGCAGTGAACAGAAAAGCCGAAGCCGCAGCCGAACCATGCACAGCGCCTTGTAG
- a CDS encoding protein-L-isoaspartate(D-aspartate) O-methyltransferase — translation MKIIAVMLLSGIILIAGFAGLVQGARSDDGFREIRQTMVARQLQRRDINDPRVLIAMGTVPRHRFVPEALASQAYGDHPLPIGSGQTISQPYIVALMTQWAEVHPGDRVLEVGTGSGYQAAVLAELTDRVFTIELVPELARQAAARLKNLGYGRVKTKSGDGYQGWPEEAPFDAIVVTAAAPRVPQALEAQLKEGGRLVIPVESAYGDQTLVRFRKVQGKLVEEASLPVRFVPLVHPPTLKTVPGSKSPDAVGTSPSPGAPKP, via the coding sequence ATGAAGATTATAGCTGTGATGCTTCTGAGTGGGATTATCCTGATCGCCGGTTTTGCCGGCCTGGTCCAAGGTGCCCGGTCAGACGATGGTTTCCGGGAAATCCGGCAGACGATGGTGGCCCGGCAACTACAGCGCCGGGATATCAACGACCCCCGGGTATTGATCGCCATGGGCACGGTGCCCCGCCATCGCTTCGTCCCCGAGGCCCTGGCTTCCCAGGCTTACGGAGATCATCCCCTGCCCATCGGATCGGGGCAAACTATTTCCCAGCCTTATATCGTAGCCCTGATGACCCAGTGGGCCGAAGTGCATCCGGGCGATCGGGTGTTGGAGGTGGGTACGGGTTCGGGATATCAGGCCGCGGTCCTGGCCGAACTTACGGACCGGGTCTTTACCATCGAGCTCGTTCCGGAACTGGCCCGCCAGGCCGCGGCTCGCCTAAAAAACCTGGGTTACGGGCGGGTCAAAACAAAAAGCGGCGATGGCTACCAGGGCTGGCCGGAGGAGGCCCCCTTTGACGCCATTGTCGTCACCGCGGCTGCTCCCCGGGTGCCGCAGGCTCTGGAGGCGCAACTCAAAGAGGGTGGCCGCCTGGTGATTCCCGTGGAGTCGGCTTATGGGGACCAAACCCTGGTGAGGTTCCGTAAGGTGCAGGGAAAACTGGTGGAGGAAGCTTCGCTGCCGGTGAGATTTGTGCCCCTGGTGCACCCCCCGACGCTAAAAACAGTTCCCGGGAGCAAATCGCCGGATGCGGTTGGAACGAGTCCAAGTCCAGGCGCTCCGAAACCCTGA